ACAAACTATTTGATTAATGAATCAATAAAACAAGGtttgatatttttgaaaatgaaaaaatatatgacaAAATACCAGCGAAAAACAGtgaataaattaatagatAAAGCTATTGtatgatattattttcataagaATTGTTGTATATagcacatatatatatgcgtAAATTGTAactatatgaataatataaatgtggaaatatattttttttataaaggAAACGACTTTAgcaatgatataaaaatagtagtGAATGAAATGAAACAGAAACTCGATAAACTTTTGACAGCATCTTATtccattaaaaaaatagacacgttaaatatttaaaaaataaattatagtAGAATGAacgaaatataaaaagtcGTATACATTTCTTCATTAATGtcttgatatatatatatatattattaatttctaACAGGATAAATGCGTCATTTCAATGGGCCCAATCACcagaatatatttttttaaatataaaattttcgCATAGATGGAGTTCACCaggttttttttttttttttttttttttaattcgaCAAACCATTTGTAcattcctttttttatttcatttttttgtttacattttatttataggTGCTCTAAAAGTGAAAGATGAACAAATAATttctgaaaaaaataagttttttttttcggcTTATAGTAACGACCCAAATacagtaaaaaaaaaatatgtagtTGATATTGACCTTCTTCatgatataattaattcGGTATGCTTTTAATAAAACTGAATAATCATAATATAATGTATctaaatttgtatataatcatgtgtagtatattttattatatatgcatttaatttaatttttttgtatcattaatattcgaaggaaacaaaatataattttgccTCTGTTGGAAAGGTTGTAATTaccttaaaaaaaaaggaaaaaaaaatatggaatagattattattatctaaGGAGAAAAATCCCAATTTGCAAGTTTGGTGGGATATGAAAGAAAAgtaagaattaaaaaatgaaaaaaaaaaaaaatgagtgAACTGTGAAATCTGTATACCCCATATAACGatacatttatttgtattataatacataaaatgataactatgtaatttaaattataatttttttttcttaagaTATAATGATAGTGTTTTAGAGTTTTTAAAAGAAGAGGAgcaaaaaaggaaaaacgaaaaaacaGAAAAAGGGAATGAAGATGAAAATAGTGAAgatgaattattatatgaacaaGCTGAAATAGAcgataatgaaaataataatgataaacaTACTGAAATTGAAAAGGGTATGATAGATGAGGATTTATAAcctcataatatatttatagcGAAATGATATAGTTTTgagaataaataaaattatataaatatacacacaaaaaaaattaattaatacttaaatttttgcataaatttttctatatatacaaataggTGTAAATGGCCAGGTATGAATAATAGCAtgtacataatatatttaattattagacttttgtcattttttttaacttattaatatatataactcgTTAGGTTGATATCCTACGTGTTAATTTATAACATATTAAACTACTAactttataattaaaaactatataaaaataaaaaaaacaaatcaATGTTTTAAGGGGGGTGAAAATAATCAACGCCTTATCTTGTAAATGATAACACCAACATTTGCTATTGCcaacaatattattattactatcaataaatatttatatattatcttgttattatatatactcaacattattctttttattcTACTTTGTTCGTGTCTGGTTTCATCAacctaaaaaaaaaaataataaaaaattttaatatatatatagtgtGTACGTCATTAAAGATTTTATGgatgaaaaatattcatgTCATAATAAATGAGAAACATGTAAACTCGCGGATGGATAGATGGATGGATGTATGCATTACATGTCGTTTAGTTTTTAAAAGTGTAGCCCTTTGAGAGGTTAATTCACTCATTATTGTATATCCTATAAGAAAATTGAAAAAGgcgataaatatatagtataaAACATAGTgggaatatatatatatgagaAGGCTGTAAAAATGACGAATTAATATCTTAACCCATATCTTCGACATCTTGAGCTCTcctaaaaaaaagaaaaacggaataaaattagaccaaaatatgttattgttgcataaaaaaaaaatttgattttagttaataaaatacaatctaatatatatttttatacctTTCAGATTCATCTAGGAAATTTGTTCCctcaatatatttttttgctaAGTCATATTCTCTGTCGTTAATCtaagtaaatatatagaataaaaataagtgTCATAAAgaatggaaataaaaataggcATGAAAATGTAACTAAAATAAAGGTTGATTTAATTATAACTAATAAATGggtttttcataaaattttgaatatattttttttcgtttttttgattttcaGTACTTCAGAATAATAGTCACGATccattttttctaaaatatttttatatttttttaggtctgaattatatttattaatctatagaggaaaaaatataataaaatggatATCAAACTGTATATTTTctcttcttttttatattatgattgttttttttatctttatttatataataaaataaaattgggTTTATACTtcttcaaatattttatgagaTCCTTTTGGTAAACTATTCGTTTCGACGGTGATTTGTTTTATCTGGTTTAAATCGGTAGTAATAGTAAAACAGGAAagtagaaaatataaaaatataaaatagaaaaatgaaaacagaaaatataaaaatcaaatataaaaatcaaaatgaagaatataaattagtacatcaataatttatatgtatatataaatttattgaaataattatatatgaataaaaacagcacatgaaaaaataaattaaaaaatagatGGGAATATATAACGGtgtaattttaatatatttttatttttatacacaTTTTTCAGACTCTGTAATATATTCGcgaattttattataatcctgtttatctaaaatattaaaaaaataaaaataaaaaatggttTTATGTATTTAGTTATATACTATAGATTGGTATGTTCTTATtaaacttttttatttttttttttctattttcaaacttttaatgttataaattaaatgctttattttatgtaaatatgTGTTTAAGTCTGCTGTATATTCGTCAAGATATTCTGAGTAAgctatcatttttttcagtGTTTTACAAACTATAGTATATACTAttctatataaaatgtaactatatatttaacaaaatcactaaataatataataagtGTATCATAACAATATGCATGCTGGTACTTAgcaaatttttatgttacatataactaaaataaaagaaaattattctcaatatttttctaatttgCAATTCATTgtatttacaatttttattttaagtTATTTTCAGCAATCAATTGTTGCTTTTTTCCTCAAGCACTAATTTCATTCcctaaaatattttttttccgagataaatatttttttacttttaaaaaatgcataatatttaaattgtttaaataGTTTAAATAAAGTTTAATAGTGAAATTACGTGTTACTATTTCGTATATTTTTCTGCTTATATGCAGAAAGTTGTGTAGGGAatttatgatatttttcgaaaattatttttttcgttttgtAAATGTGCTTAGGtgtatttttcttttcatgTTTAGTGACATTTTAAAGGATGCGCATAAATACGTATAGAgattgaaataaaaatgagattaataatttttctcttttcattataattataattttccttttttattataaaatgcTAGAAAACCTTTGTATTGATTTACTTCATGAATTGTTTGAATCTAAGTATAATTTGCTTATTTCCTTGCAAACAAATTTACACACTAagaggaaaataaaaaaggaaaaaaaaaaaaagagggacaatatatttagatACTTGTTTATACGAGTACTTGAAAAAGATGAATATTACACACATTTtggatatataaaaaaaaagaaaattatgaaaaaaaaaaaaattaaaaaagaatataaaaagttaaGAAAGCATATTGCAGACATAAATgcatattatgaaaaaaaaaattattccaaatcattaaaaaatgaatataatgataCTTATTGTACAACATTCAATGAATATCATACTCACACGCTACTAAAATCATTTATGTATAACcctgaaaaaatatattttattttacgtaaaaaatggaatataTCTATCCAAAACAAAATTGTAAATTATAAgcataaaattaatgataataaaaaaaggaaaagaagtatatgcatatattattgtcGTCGAAATAGAGggagaaaaaaacaaaagcataattacaaaaattataaattgtttactaaaaacaaaaacaacAATGATATTTTCAATGAAAGTaagaatataaatgaagatagaaataatgatatttgTCTacaatttcaaaaaaataatttgtatgTCTACTtagataaatatttttattctattCTTCCAAATTTAGATTTTAAACAACTGAAacaagaaaaagaaaatttagaacaaaataacaatttaaattacatattaaatatagaaaaaatgaaaaataatttaataaaaaaaaaaaaaataataagcaaagtttatataaaaaataagaaacatatatatttatcctCAACGAAATTAAAGaaacaatatattaactttttagacaattttcatttgctaattaaaaaaatgaaaacgCATAAAGAAAGGGGCGTGGAAATAATTAGTTcaacaaatttaaaacttttaaaaactatattatatttagaaaatgattataatgatatagACAGTATAAATAGTAACAACTCAaatgatattattaaaaatgtattaacaaaaaaaaaaaattataaaatatatcatgTCATTTccataataaattatattaaaaagagtttgtatattattaaaatggatataatgtatatttttattttctttacttcatatataaacaatatttttgcaaaattaaaaaattcataatGTAGAGAAAAAAGGAGAGcctttttcattatcatgcacattttttacatataattataaacaaaaatattccctattttgatttaagggctttttgtttttcataCTTTAAGAAtagacatttttttataatttgagCAAACAAAGATACACAAAAAAGAAAGGTAGCAAATTAGCAATGTTGTaaccaaaaaaaattaaaataaaattaagtaaaataacataaaataatcaGAGCATAACGAATTACGCATACTGGAACATGTTTCTTAGCTTATACAAATGATTTGATGGTAGCTTCCCTGTTGTCTTAGCTTGTTCTATTTCGTCAAcaatattcattatattagttttttcttccatatatgtttttctttttctcatctttttccttttattttGCATATAAAATGATGGATGTGAAAATTGACGAACCCTTTTTATcgaattaatttttttatttatttgattttttaaatgaaaggataatattttatgagtTTTAAAAGAGTTTTTATTTCTCTGCATAgaataaacatttttgtttttttgtcttttcattaaatcgaatattaaattgtttatataatttttatttaaactATTATcgaaatttatttttttatttttcacatAAGTTTTAGCATCaatagaaatataattgtatCCTCTTTTTTTGATCAActtatacataatatatttcttataattgagtattcttttattatttttatttatatgactACTATAGTAAGATATgtatacattatttttttttagttgactttctttattactatttagtgaataataaaaattataattatataaaatgtcaataataagaaaattttttttatttaattcaatAATACcgttaata
Above is a window of Plasmodium berghei ANKA genome assembly, chromosome: 4 DNA encoding:
- a CDS encoding HSP20-like chaperone, putative, which translates into the protein MFFFCIFAIYVLLFKNVLSKLNFQNEQLAIAFFESHKGYIVTKEEIIDGIEKSWFELTNYLINESIKQGNDFSNDIKIVVNEMKQKLDKLLTASYSIKKIDTINASFQWAQSPEYIFLNIKFSHRWSSPGALKVKDEQIISEKNKFFFSAYSNDPNTVKKKYVVDIDLLHDIINSETKYNFASVGKVVITLKKKEKKIWNRLLLSKEKNPNLQVWWDMKEKYNDSVLEFLKEEEQKRKNEKTEKGNEDENSEDELLYEQAEIDDNENNNDKHTEIEKGMIDEDL
- a CDS encoding vesicle transport v-SNARE protein, putative, producing MIAYSEYLDEYTADLNTYLHKIKHLIYNIKNKQDYNKIREYITESEKCIKQITVETNSLPKGSHKIFEEINKYNSDLKKYKNILEKMDRDYYSEINDREYDLAKKYIEGTNFLDESERRAQDVEDMGYTIMSELTSQRATLLKTKRHVDETRHEQSRIKRIMLSIYNNKIIYKYLLIVIIILLAIANVGVIIYKIRR